Genomic segment of Bacteroidota bacterium:
AAGATCAATTGAATATTATAAGAAAGTAATGTCCAGAAACAACCAATACCTTTATATGTACAACAACCTGGGAACGAATTATTACCGTCTCAACCAATTGGATAGCGCCATGAAATACCTGAACATAGCAATTAAAATGCAGCCCGATTATGCGGAAGCATACAGTAACTTAGGAGCTGTTTATACAGCGCGGGGGATGCAAAAGAAAGCCATTGATAGCTATACAACGGCGATAGCACTCGTCCCCGGCTTTTACGATGCTTACGTCAATATGGGCAATTGTTACGGAATAATGAAGGATTACACTAAAGCGCTGGGTTGTTTTTTGAAAGGGCTTAAAATAAAAAATAATGACCCCGGCTTGTATTCTTATATTGGCATGACCTATGGGTTTATGGGAGATACTGTTAATGCAAGGATATACAATGATAGGTCAGTCTTGTTAAAACAGTCGAGATAAAAATTGGAAATTAATGAATATATTGCGCGATGAGTAAGAAAACGATTCAGCCGGATAAGGGAAAACTACTGATAGCGGAGCCCTTCATGAAAGATCCATATTTTAAAAGGTCGGTGCTTATCCTTGCCGATCATAATGAGAAAGGATCATTTGGTTTTATACTGAACAAAGCCATTGAGATGAAAATATATGATGCCGTTATTGACTTTCCTGAATATACAGAACCCATTTACCTGGGTGGACCTGTAGCGACCGATCAGCTGTTTTATATTCACACCCTTGGTGATGTAATTACAAAAGGTGTTGAATGATCAAAAAGAAAGAGATCGGTCCCGAACAAATTCGTTTTTTTGTTGGTTACGCAGGCTGGGATCCCGATCAGCTGGATAGAGAAATGAAAGAAAATTCGTGGATCGTGGCAGAACCAAAAATAAATGTTATCATGGATCCGAAGGCAAATGAACTGTGGCCAAAAGTGATCAGATCGTTAGGCGGAGAATATAAAATGATGGCTAATTACCCGGAGGATCCACAATTAAATTAATCAAAAGTACTGACTTTGTTATCTGATTAAGTATGCTTAAATTAGCGTATGAACAATACGGGTATGCGTATATCCTTGTTTATTA
This window contains:
- a CDS encoding YqgE/AlgH family protein, coding for MSKKTIQPDKGKLLIAEPFMKDPYFKRSVLILADHNEKGSFGFILNKAIEMKIYDAVIDFPEYTEPIYLGGPVATDQLFYIHTLGDVITKGVE
- a CDS encoding YqgE/AlgH family protein, which produces MIKKKEIGPEQIRFFVGYAGWDPDQLDREMKENSWIVAEPKINVIMDPKANELWPKVIRSLGGEYKMMANYPEDPQLN